AAGAAAGGCCCCAACACGCTGCCAAATGCATAGCTCAGCATCAGCCCCGAGCTGGCGGTAATCACCTGGGATCGGTCCACTATGTCATGGGTAATCGCCACCGCGATGGGATAAATGGTTGAGCCCAGTCCCATGCACACGCAGATGGCCGCCAACCTCAAGAGGAAGCTTTCATTCGCCAGGAAGGCGTTGGCAAGGCAAGCCACCACCGTCAGCAGGGTGACGATCAGCAACACATAACTTCGCTGCAGCCGATCGCAAATCCAGCCAACCGGCCAGGCCGTCAGCATGGCGGCCAGGATGGCGCCAAACATGTATAGGGCAATCTCGTCATTGCCAAGCCCGGACAAGCTGGCGAACAGGGGCACCAGGCCAAAGAAGGTGCCCAGAAAAATCCCCACGATAAAAGAGGCCACCATGCCCAGCGGTGCGGTATGGAATAGCGCCCACAAAGACATTTTGCTTTGCACCTCAACCAGTTCCGGTGAGTGCATTCTCGACAGAGACAACGGAATAATGGCGGCCATGATCAAAATGGCAGACACCGACAGCAGCAGGTTGTCTGCAGGCTCGCCAAGGCCCAGCAGCAGCTGCCCGGCGGCCGAGGAACAGTACACCGCGACCTGATAGAGTGAAAAAATCTTGGCGCGATTGGCATTGGATGCCACCGCACTAAACCAGCTTTCAATCACAATATAGAGGGAGGCTATCGACAGCCCACCCACCACCCTGAGTCCGCCCCAGAGCAACAGGCTGTCTGATACCGAATAGAGCAATGCCGACATGGCCGCCAAAGATGCAAAGACGGAAAAGGCCCTGATATGCCCTACCCGCTTGATAACCTTCTCGGCATAGCAAGAGCCAATCACGAACCCCGCCGAATAGCACACCATGACCAGGCCGATACTGGAGGAGCTCGCCCCCAGGGCACTGAAGCGAAGGCCAAGCAGGGTAACGAGAAAGGCATTACCCACGAGCAGGAGGACAAGGCTGGCAAACAGTGCCAGCAGGGAAATAAAGATCAACCTCATTTGCATCAAACGTCCATGTCGTCGTCATTCACACATAACCGCATTAACCCTTGCTAATGCGACATATAGAATCTGCGGGACAATAATCAGCACACTCCCGGCGCCCTGCTTACTCCCAAAAGCATGGGCCTTGCCTGATGGCAAGGCCCATGGGATTATTTACCACAGTTAACGTTACATGTTAACTACAGGTTTACCTTGTTCCAGAATCCGGGTTTTGATGTCGTCGGAAACCGCCGCAACCGTGGCCTGACGACCGGCATGACTGGTGTGAGCCCGGTGCCCAGCTTCACTGATGTTATGCAGGAAATGCATGTGCTTCTGAAACTGACTCAGCACGTCGGCAATCACGCTGTCCTGGCTCCAGCCCATGATGCTGTAGCCCTTGCCACCTTCGGCCAGGTGCACCTCTGCCCGGTAATAGGTGCTGGCTGACGCGCCTTCCATCGCCACCGGCGTGGCGTGCTCGACCAGGTGAACTTCATAGCGGAAGTCATAATCGCTGCCGTTGCGAATAACGATCCTGGCAAAGCCGTCCCGGCCCTCAACCGATGCCTGCAGCTCACGATCGGCCGAGTAGGCATTGATCTCCTCGACGACCATGTTCAGTGCGCTGGTCACAGTACCATTCAGGTAACCCTCGGCCTCTTTGGCATTGGGAAAGGTAGTCATATTCTGCAGTTGGGTACGCCAGTTAGGCGCGTGCCCCTGGGGCAGGTAGGCGGTAAAGGAGAACGCTTCCTGCTTGTGATAATCCACAATCAGCACCTTGAACAGGCCGTAGATGGCAAACATCAGAATAATGCTGACCGGCAGTGCGGACACTATCGTCATGGTTTGCAAGGCACTGAGGCCGCCGGCATAAAGCAGCACAAAGGCAACAACACCTATGGTTGACGTCCAGAACACCCGCATCCAGTTAGGCGGATTGTCGGCACCATTACAGCTGAGGATGTTAATCACCAGCGAACCCGAATCCGCCGAGGTGACAAAAAAGATCACGATAAGGCAGACGGCAATCGACTGGGTCAGGGTGCTGAACGGCAGCTGCTCCAGGAAGACAAACAGGGCGACGGACACATCATTGGTCACCTGTTGCCCCAGCTGGGTCAGGCCACTGTCCAGGATCAGGCTGATGGCGTTATTGCCAAAAATGGACATCCACAGCGCAACAAAACAGGTGGGAACCAGCAGCACCCCCAGCACAAACTCTCGAATGGTGCGTCCGCGGGAAATTCTGGCGATAAACATGCCCACAAAGGGACACCAGGCAAACCACCAGGCCCAGTAGAATACGGTCCAGCCGCCAATCCAGCTGGTTTCTTCGTAGGCATAGAGGTTAAAGGTCTTGCCCATCAGGCTGTTGAAATACTCGCCCAGATTCTGCACAAACATATTCATCACCGGCACCGTGTTGCCGGCAAACAGCACAAAAAGCATCAATATCACGGCAATCGTCATATTGATGTTGGAAAGAATTTTTATGCCTTTGTTCAGGCCGGACACGACCGATAGGGTAGCCAGCAGGGTCACCAGCATGATCAATACCGACTGCACGGTCAGCGAGGCCGGTATTGCCGGCACCAGATGATTGATGCCGGCATTGATTTGAATGGCACCAAATCCCATGGAGGTCGCCACCCCAAACAGGGTGCCGCAGATGGCAAAAATATCGACAACATCGCCAATGCGGCCATAAATTCGTTCCCCGATCAACGGATACAGCACGGAGCGAACCATAAGGGGCAGCCCGTGCCGATAGCAATAAACCGACAGGATCAGCGCGATGATCACATAGATGGCCCAGGCGTGAAATCCCCAATGAAAAATGGTGATATTCAGTGCCTCTTTGGCGGCTTCCCGCGTGCCACCCTCCATGACCGGCGGATTCAGAAAGTGCATTACCGGCTCCGCCACCCCATAGAAGACCAGGGCAATTCCCAGGCCCGCCGAAAACAACATGGCAAACCAGGTGGGGCGGCTGTATTCGGGCTTGGCATGATCCGGCCCCAGCTTGATATCCCCATAGCGTGACAAGGCAAGGTAGATACAGATGAGGAAAATAAAGCCCCCCATCAGTATGTAATACCAACTGCCAAAGTCCGTTATTCCCTTTTGGACCGCATTAAAGGTTTGACTGGCCACATTCGGCCAGAACAATGAGAAAAACACGATCAGGCTGGCAATCACGGCGGAGCCGTAAAATACCACGGCGTTTAATCCGGGCTGAAACTCTTTACTGTTACTTTGCATATAAAGCTCGACTGTAGTGAGTCCGAACATACGGGCAATGATGAGCGTTTCACCAGGCTTCAGGCCTGATAAAGCCCGAAGCCTGCCATCGCAGGCTTCGGCATCATCACCGGCAATACGGTTTATTTATGCTTCAACAAAACAGGTTTATTTCCCTGAGCTATTTTTCCCTTCACAGGCTCATCCCTGAGTCCCTTGATAACAGAATAAGAGGCAACCAGCAGTACAATGGCAAAGGGAAGCCCGGTGGACACCGTCATGGCCTGCAGCGCACTCATTCCGCCGCCCAGAATCAGTGCCACCACCACCACACCCGAGCTCATGCACCAGAATACCTTCTGGGGGATCGGCGTTTCCATCTTGCCGCCGGCCGCCATGGAATCCAGCACCAGAGCGCCAGAGTCTGCCGAGGTAATAAAGAAGATCACAATCAACATCATGGTGATGAAAGAGGTGATTTCGGCCAGTGGCAAGCGGTCAAGCATTACAAACAGCTTGAGGGGCAGGTCGGCTTCCTTCAATGCGGTGTAGCCGCCATTGAAATACATATCCAGTCCCAATCCACCAAACACACTGAACCACAAAATGCAGACCGATGAGGGTATCAGCAGCACGGCAATCATAAATTCGCGCACCGTCCGTCCTCGGGAAATACGGGCGATAAACATGCCAACAAAGGGACTCCAGGCAACCCACCAGGCCCAGTAAAAGGCACTCCAGCCCGCCGCGAAATTCTGAT
The Oceanimonas doudoroffii DNA segment above includes these coding regions:
- a CDS encoding MFS transporter, with protein sequence MQMRLIFISLLALFASLVLLLVGNAFLVTLLGLRFSALGASSSSIGLVMVCYSAGFVIGSCYAEKVIKRVGHIRAFSVFASLAAMSALLYSVSDSLLLWGGLRVVGGLSIASLYIVIESWFSAVASNANRAKIFSLYQVAVYCSSAAGQLLLGLGEPADNLLLSVSAILIMAAIIPLSLSRMHSPELVEVQSKMSLWALFHTAPLGMVASFIVGIFLGTFFGLVPLFASLSGLGNDEIALYMFGAILAAMLTAWPVGWICDRLQRSYVLLIVTLLTVVACLANAFLANESFLLRLAAICVCMGLGSTIYPIAVAITHDIVDRSQVITASSGLMLSYAFGSVLGPFFVSLLMESYGPEALFHTLSLTLVFMAVYTLYRQYRQPPIPLEGQEHFVSTSPDVHVISDIDPRNDDFCETPIENIFRDHEPQEPHQEPKAGECLSKGNEG
- a CDS encoding BCCT family transporter; this encodes MQSNSKEFQPGLNAVVFYGSAVIASLIVFFSLFWPNVASQTFNAVQKGITDFGSWYYILMGGFIFLICIYLALSRYGDIKLGPDHAKPEYSRPTWFAMLFSAGLGIALVFYGVAEPVMHFLNPPVMEGGTREAAKEALNITIFHWGFHAWAIYVIIALILSVYCYRHGLPLMVRSVLYPLIGERIYGRIGDVVDIFAICGTLFGVATSMGFGAIQINAGINHLVPAIPASLTVQSVLIMLVTLLATLSVVSGLNKGIKILSNINMTIAVILMLFVLFAGNTVPVMNMFVQNLGEYFNSLMGKTFNLYAYEETSWIGGWTVFYWAWWFAWCPFVGMFIARISRGRTIREFVLGVLLVPTCFVALWMSIFGNNAISLILDSGLTQLGQQVTNDVSVALFVFLEQLPFSTLTQSIAVCLIVIFFVTSADSGSLVINILSCNGADNPPNWMRVFWTSTIGVVAFVLLYAGGLSALQTMTIVSALPVSIILMFAIYGLFKVLIVDYHKQEAFSFTAYLPQGHAPNWRTQLQNMTTFPNAKEAEGYLNGTVTSALNMVVEEINAYSADRELQASVEGRDGFARIVIRNGSDYDFRYEVHLVEHATPVAMEGASASTYYRAEVHLAEGGKGYSIMGWSQDSVIADVLSQFQKHMHFLHNISEAGHRAHTSHAGRQATVAAVSDDIKTRILEQGKPVVNM